A window of Nicotiana tabacum cultivar K326 chromosome 24, ASM71507v2, whole genome shotgun sequence contains these coding sequences:
- the LOC142178187 gene encoding uncharacterized protein LOC142178187, which translates to MGYYLPTMLKDYLDYARRCKACQSHENFIHQPPEVLHPTFASSIFNAWGLDVVAQLPKYSGGHLYILAAIDYFSKWAKAVALKEVKKENIANFIRVNIIYRFGIPVT; encoded by the coding sequence atgggatattatttgCCGACAATGTTAAAAGATTACTTGGACtatgctcgaagatgcaaggcttgccaGTCCCATGAAAACTTTATTCATCAGCCTCCTGAAGTGCTACATCCGACCTTTGCATCATCGATATTtaacgcttggggattggatgttgttgcacaGCTACCAAAATATTCAGGCGGACATTTGTATATCTTGGCTGCAATCgattacttctcaaaatgggcgaAAGCCGTTGCCCtcaaggaagtaaagaaggagaATATTGCAAACTTCATCCGAGTAAATATCatttatcgctttggcattcctgttacataa